The Larus michahellis chromosome 8, bLarMic1.1, whole genome shotgun sequence nucleotide sequence CAACTGGTGCCAGGCCCCCACGCCAGACACACGTGGAAGATATTAACGTCAGGTATTTAAAGGAAGCACGTGCCATCGCCACACACAGCCAGTATGCTCTCAGGCTTATTTCGGTGGAAAGCTGTACTGTGCACTACATCCATCCCCCCTGGATCGAGTGTTAATTCTGATTCTGCAGCTAAAGCCAAGGCAAGCGGCTATTTTGATGCTGAGGGAAGTACAAGGACTAACTCGGTACTAATCCAGTTATTTCTGGGAAGCAGCAGTAGTGAAGGACGTCCTATGTGGTTACAGACTTTCTGCATCACCAAATGCAAAAGCTGAGGAGAATTAAACCTACTGTGACCAGTACATTCCTCCTATCCTCCCTTCTGGGAAACAAGATATATTATCATATACTATACttaagtttatattttaaatatattctgaTATATATTTAGGATCAGGGTAGTTCTTGTATGTACATGTACTTTACACATACATCCAACGCTTGGACAAATACACTATACAGAAGACACCGTTTGTGTTCTGCGAGTGGAATCATGCTAATCTGCATCACAAGTGCAATTTGCAACGGTCAAATAAAGGAGACAAGATTTCAGTTTCTGTGACCTGACGCAGTGGGCTGCACTGCTTAACAGGAccccatctggaaaaaaaaaaaatatatttttttaaaaatcaacctaAGGCTAAGCGCTAATTCCGCTAGCCACCACAAGCTTTTCCAAACACAGCTGCTAAGTTACTTCACACTCCAAGAGTCTTTTCCCTGAATAAACCAGACAGAGCCACAGCTCGTCCAGGCGAGGACACACCACAAGATGTGGGGTTCTTTTCCTCAGATCAACCAGCTCTACTTTCAACTCAGTCTAGAGGACAACGTGACATCATATATCACAAACATTTGGATAGATGTGTtgcttataatttaaaaaaaagccccaagcccACAAGACGTGGGTGACACCATAATGCCCTCTTTGTTTCAAAGTGCATTTAAAGACTGAGATGTAAACAAAATCATATTGAGAGGACAGAAAGGTTAAAAAGCTAAGGGTTGCTAACTCCAGGTGGTATCCTAGTGAGTACATTACTGTCACAAGGTGATTAACAGGGGCCCTCCTTGGGGTACCGCTGCAGAGGCTGCAAGCACTTCGCTATACTAATCCCCCAGTGCAGGGAGAAGGTCGGCTATGCTATCGACATAGTAATCAGGAACCAGGCTCTGCCTGGCAGGACAGTCGCTCTCCTGGTGGCCCTTCACTTCGTCCAGTGTGGTGACCCCGGTAAGCGTCAGCAGGGTGGTGAGGCCGCAGCTATTGCCCATGAGGATGTCTGTGTCCAGCCGATCTCCCACCATGATGGTACGAGCAGGATCAATGTTGAACTCGCTCACCACACAATCAAACATGTACCGGTTGGGCTTTCCTATGATGAACGCCTCGCGTTGGGCTGCCGTCTCCACTGCTTTTACCAGGCAGCCAGTCCctagggagagaagagaaaacattGATTAGAGGCTGCAGGAGATTCTTGGTATCCACACGAGCTGATACAGAACCGCAGAGTGTTACAGACAGGACAGGCAGAGTCCCAAGAGAGGCGGTGCACAAAACCTGCCAGGAGGCTGGAATACCATCCCACATAGAGACCAAAAAGGAACCGCTATTCCCCGAGTAAAGGATCAACAAGGATTCCTCCCCTTTGGAGAGCGCAGTAAGGAGCAGGGGAAGCCCAGGCTCCTGGATAATGCTACACTGAGGTGCAATGAGATGCAGGGCTGGGCCCGGGGGACCCTCAGAGACCAGGGATTTGCCACGGGTGGCTCTGAATGGGCAGGGGCCACCACCCCGCACCCGCCGGGCAGTAGACAAGGCGCCCGCACGCCCCCCCGGCCCTGcattccccccgccccgcgcaccgGGGATGGCGGTGCCGCCCTCGAGCGGGAGCCGGTGGTCGCGGTTGGTGCCGACAAGGAGGCAGTCGGGGCCGCCGCGCAGTAGGTAGCGCAGGGCCTGGCACAGCTTGGCGTAGCTGAAGTGCTCATCGAAACCGACCAGGACGGCGCGCACGGCGGGGTCGAGCGGTGCCTGAGCCCAGTCGGCGGGCgaggggccgggcagggcggcggggccgggccccaGGTGCGGGATGCCGACGGCCTCCAGCTCGGCGGCGAGCGCGGGACTGCCCAGCACGTaggcggcggcgccgggcggcaGGGCTTGGCGGAGGTAGCGGGCGGCACAGTAGGCCGAGCCGAAGACGTggcggggctcggcgggcggGAAGCCCAGCTTCCGCAGCTTCTCAGTGTAGGCCGCGCGCGTCCGGCTACTGTTGTTGGTCACGTAGCAAAGGCGCTTGCCCGCCGCCGCCAACCggctcagcgccaccgccgcgcCGCTCACCGCCGCCTCGCCCCGCCACAGAACGCCGTCACAGTCGAAGAGCAGCGTGTCGGCGGCGCTGAGCACGGCGCGGGCGGcctcggcctccagccgccggcACTGCCGCGGCCCGCCGCCTGCCATGGCCGCCATCTCCGCCGCGCCTCAGCCGCGCgacctccccccgcccgcccccattggccgcgccgcgccggccccgcgcccccattgggcggtggcagcggcggcCCCGCCCACCCCACCGGGAGCCGCACTCGGTGCCCTCTCCCGCCCTTCCGCCCGGCGCCACCGGCTCGCTCCGCTCATTGGTCGCCCGCCTCATCGGCCCACCCCCTGCGCGCTGCTATTGGCCAGAAGCGCGCGGTCACCCGAGGCGTTTCGCGAGCCATTGGGCTGTCCAGCCGCCCCGCGGGCTCGTTAGGTAACTCGTTAGGCAACTCGTTAGGCCCCGGTCCGTCCGGGCACGGAGGTCGGAGGTCACCGGGGCCTGCGGAAGTCGGGCACTTAGCGCCGTCCAACGGCACCCGGGCCGCGGTTGGCCCCGGAACCCCCGCGTGGGGCCGCGTTCCCCGCCGAGCCCCCGTGGCGGCCCGTCCCGCGGCACGCG carries:
- the PGP gene encoding glycerol-3-phosphate phosphatase, whose translation is MAAMAGGGPRQCRRLEAEAARAVLSAADTLLFDCDGVLWRGEAAVSGAAVALSRLAAAGKRLCYVTNNSSRTRAAYTEKLRKLGFPPAEPRHVFGSAYCAARYLRQALPPGAAAYVLGSPALAAELEAVGIPHLGPGPAALPGPSPADWAQAPLDPAVRAVLVGFDEHFSYAKLCQALRYLLRGGPDCLLVGTNRDHRLPLEGGTAIPGTGCLVKAVETAAQREAFIIGKPNRYMFDCVVSEFNIDPARTIMVGDRLDTDILMGNSCGLTTLLTLTGVTTLDEVKGHQESDCPARQSLVPDYYVDSIADLLPALGD